A window of the Eubalaena glacialis isolate mEubGla1 chromosome 9, mEubGla1.1.hap2.+ XY, whole genome shotgun sequence genome harbors these coding sequences:
- the LOC133097180 gene encoding RNA-binding protein 7-like, translating to MEAVAAEADRTLFVGNLETKVTEELLFELFHQAGPVIKVKIPKDKDGKPKQFAFVNFKHEVSVPYAINLLNGIKLYGRPIKIQFRSGSSHASQEVSLSYPQHHVGSSSPSSTSPSRCERTVDNKTPSAPIIQRSFSSSENFQRQAVMNSVLRKMSYGGKFGSPHLDQPGFSPSVQSHNHTFNQSSTSQWCQDTPLSRQKVRQNSHPYIVDRHYSREQLYTDHESDYHYRGNRDDFFYEERNHDGWSHDYDNRRDSGRDGKWRSSRH from the coding sequence ATGGAGGCGGTGGCAGCCGAAGCGGATCGTACTCTCTTTGTGGGCAACCTTGAAACGAAAGTGACAGAGGAGCTGCTTTTCGAGCTTTTCCACCAGGCTGGGCCagtaataaaagtgaaaattccaAAAGATAAGGATGGTAAACCAAAGCAGTTTGCATTTGTGAATTTCAAACATGAAGTATCTGTTCCTTATGCCATAAATCTGCTTAACGGAATCAAACTTTATGGGAGGCCCATCAAAATTCAGTTTAGATCAGGAAGTAGCCATGCCTCACAGGAGGTCAGTCTGTCATATCCCCAGCATCATGTTGGAAGTTCAAGCCCTAGTTCCACATCTCCTAGCAGGTGTGAAAGGACAGTGGATAACAAGACTCCATCAGCACCGATAATTCAaagatctttttcttcttcagaaaatTTTCAGAGACAAGCAGTGATGAACAGTGTTTTGAGAAAGATGTCATATGGAGGGAAatttggttctccacatctggaTCAACCAGGATTTTCCCCATCAGTTCAGTCACATAATCATACTTTTAACCAGTCTTCAACCTCCCAGTGGTGCCAAGATACACCATTATCACGGCAAAAAGTCAGACAGAATTCTCATCCCTACATAGTGGATAGACATTATAGCCGTGAACAGCTTTACACTGATCATGAGTCTGACTATCATTACAGAGGAAACAGAGATGATTTCTTCTATGAAGAGAGAAATCACGATGGCTGGAGCCATGACTATGATAACAGAAGAGACAGTGGTAGAGATGGAAAATGGCGCTCATCTCGACACTAA